One window of Elaeis guineensis isolate ETL-2024a chromosome 11, EG11, whole genome shotgun sequence genomic DNA carries:
- the LOC105036526 gene encoding diaminopimelate decarboxylase 1, chloroplastic-like has product MTRNFEAYREAFEGLLSIVGYAIKANNNLKILEHLRGLGCGAVVVSGNELRLALHAGFDPSRCIFNGNGKLLEDLVLAAEKGYLLMLTVNLTWKTL; this is encoded by the exons ATGACCCGCAACTTCGAGGCCTATCGGGAGGCCTTCGAGGGGCTGCTCTCGATCGTTGGATACGCCATTAAGGCCAATAATAATCTCAAGATCCTGGAGCACCTCAGGGGGCTCGGGTGCGGCGCTGTGGTTGTCAGTGGGAACGAGCTCAGGCTTGCCCTCCACGCCGGCTTCGACCCCTCCAG GTGTATATTCAATGGAAACGGGAAGCTCTTGGAGGACCTTGTATTAGCTGCTGAAAAGGGGTATTTGTTAATGTTGACAGTGAATTTGACTTGGAAAACATTGTGA